Proteins from a single region of Sediminitomix flava:
- a CDS encoding S8 family serine peptidase, which produces MLRNLPFFILLLLGSNIYAQDTLPKNQKALKELSLELNEQFEQNYQRALERVSNSEATEVVELTSGQKAILYGVDSGGRLLYLKSHNKQAAISSGIDKIQKGGELGYPLSGKGIHIGVWEVGDLLTTHQELRGKVEKKDGPSNIGMDNHSTHVTTTIIGRGINEAAKGMAYDGESVFYTAANDLSEMANEAAEGMLLSNHSYGTILGWDDGVWYGNTNISTEEDYLFGFYSNASANIDRIAYDAPYYLIVKSAGNDRGDGPRSSDQDPEVTVRIDGPYDCIGHQGVSKNILTVGAVNDVLNYNGPSSVSMSSFSSWGPADDGRIKPDIVANGVDLLSGFSNSEDAYASISGTSMSAPTATGALALLQELYQKKNDRFMKASTLKGLVIHTAKEAGGFDGPDYSFGWGLLSADQAAYVINVEDNNNHLILEDSLFDQKEFEIESDGKSPLVVTLSWTDVAGSPVTAAVDPIDLMLVNDLDIRLEGPDGTIHYPWVLDPSRPSLGATTGDNFRDNIEKIEIYTPLEGIYKLKVTHKEELVNGKQDFSLIISSSTFSTAERKKFLWRGESDSNFFDPANWELEDSDTNETFPTKDDIVVIDNTSLSSKINWSLDQDIEVYSLSVESENDSLILDLNGNSLNVFGVLNLSANSRVENGQVNFLEGDTFINTVSFESADLVGVDIQFSGDKEWEVSGLHKIDGLAVEKGFVRIAGDSLLVETLLIQEEGGISIPNLTLENLSQVSIEEGEMLNEFTGTHFNFGVGNLQLSWNGNAENVEKVKVEEGELFVNGQIKLDSLIINNSECTVNGNIESSFLSITNSTITFESSAFVKADELNLVASEESRVGFIGKDSDFPGEFLLNKKEKRCFDNIDVKDVKLSGISTINLQGSSTLEGETTGWLNYDNCDEALFVDFEVLYSTKGSLSSLINLSEGAAELYTWTIGEEVVSSVTELSDEEYVFQETGEVLVTLKAEGEGGEKSLSKYVNILEPTLDFPIIEALSSNMIYVITQAPSYQWIKNGIVLEGATSNRVSTTDFGTGNYQVLVKNKETRFLSDIYNVAITSLNTHRNHKYLNLYPNPVSGNTLVLEFEHSYLGILKWELYNVNGVALKTGSSKKQHQKFTGTINFDGVSKGFYFLELMFGNESITYRVVR; this is translated from the coding sequence ATGTTGAGAAATTTACCTTTTTTTATACTGCTTCTGTTAGGTTCAAATATATATGCTCAAGATACTTTACCTAAAAATCAGAAAGCCCTAAAAGAATTATCTTTAGAATTAAATGAACAATTTGAGCAAAACTATCAGAGAGCATTAGAAAGAGTATCTAACTCTGAGGCCACAGAAGTTGTAGAACTTACTTCTGGACAAAAAGCAATATTGTATGGTGTAGATTCAGGAGGAAGATTACTTTATCTAAAATCGCATAATAAACAAGCTGCCATATCGAGTGGAATAGACAAGATCCAAAAAGGAGGTGAGTTAGGTTATCCATTATCGGGTAAAGGAATTCATATTGGAGTTTGGGAAGTCGGTGACTTACTTACTACTCATCAAGAATTAAGAGGGAAAGTAGAGAAAAAGGATGGGCCATCGAATATTGGAATGGATAATCATTCAACGCATGTTACGACTACGATTATTGGTCGAGGAATTAATGAGGCAGCCAAAGGAATGGCATATGATGGTGAGTCAGTATTTTACACCGCTGCAAATGATTTATCAGAAATGGCAAATGAGGCCGCTGAGGGTATGTTACTTTCAAACCACTCATATGGTACAATTTTAGGATGGGATGATGGTGTGTGGTATGGAAATACAAATATTAGCACTGAAGAAGATTATTTATTTGGTTTCTACAGTAATGCATCTGCAAATATTGATAGAATAGCTTATGATGCACCATATTACTTAATCGTGAAATCAGCAGGGAATGATCGAGGAGACGGTCCTAGAAGTTCGGACCAAGATCCTGAGGTTACTGTTCGTATCGATGGGCCTTATGATTGTATAGGACACCAAGGTGTTAGTAAAAATATATTGACTGTTGGAGCCGTAAATGATGTATTAAATTATAATGGCCCATCAAGTGTAAGTATGAGTTCTTTTAGTAGTTGGGGACCTGCGGATGATGGAAGAATTAAACCGGATATTGTAGCAAATGGTGTAGATTTATTATCGGGTTTTTCAAACTCAGAGGATGCTTATGCATCAATTTCAGGAACCTCAATGTCAGCTCCTACAGCTACTGGAGCTTTAGCTCTTTTACAAGAACTGTATCAGAAAAAAAATGACAGATTTATGAAAGCCTCTACATTGAAAGGTTTGGTTATTCACACAGCCAAGGAAGCAGGAGGGTTTGATGGTCCTGATTACTCATTTGGTTGGGGGTTATTGAGTGCAGACCAAGCTGCTTATGTCATAAATGTAGAGGATAATAATAATCATTTAATTCTTGAAGATTCATTATTTGATCAAAAAGAGTTTGAAATAGAATCAGATGGTAAATCCCCATTAGTTGTAACATTATCTTGGACAGATGTAGCAGGTAGTCCTGTCACAGCAGCTGTAGATCCAATTGACTTGATGCTAGTAAATGATCTTGATATACGTTTAGAGGGGCCTGATGGTACAATTCATTATCCTTGGGTATTAGATCCTTCAAGGCCATCACTTGGAGCAACTACTGGAGATAATTTTAGAGATAATATCGAGAAAATTGAAATCTATACTCCATTAGAGGGAATATATAAACTCAAAGTTACTCATAAAGAAGAGTTGGTTAATGGGAAGCAGGACTTTTCTTTAATTATATCCTCAAGTACATTTTCTACAGCCGAGCGTAAAAAGTTTTTATGGAGAGGTGAAAGTGATTCTAACTTCTTTGATCCAGCAAATTGGGAACTTGAAGACAGTGATACAAATGAAACTTTTCCTACTAAAGATGATATTGTTGTAATTGATAATACATCTCTAAGTAGTAAAATAAACTGGTCTTTAGATCAAGATATTGAAGTTTATTCTTTATCTGTTGAATCAGAAAACGATTCATTGATATTAGATCTAAATGGGAATAGCTTAAATGTTTTTGGTGTATTAAATCTTTCTGCTAACTCTAGAGTAGAAAATGGACAAGTTAATTTCTTAGAAGGAGATACCTTTATAAATACAGTCTCTTTTGAAAGCGCAGACTTAGTAGGTGTTGATATTCAGTTTTCTGGAGATAAAGAATGGGAAGTATCTGGCTTACATAAAATTGATGGACTTGCTGTTGAGAAAGGGTTTGTTAGGATTGCAGGAGATTCCTTACTTGTAGAGACACTATTAATACAGGAAGAAGGAGGTATTTCTATTCCAAATCTTACTCTGGAGAATCTATCTCAAGTTTCAATAGAAGAAGGGGAGATGCTTAATGAATTTACAGGAACTCATTTCAATTTTGGTGTTGGTAATTTACAACTTTCATGGAATGGAAATGCTGAGAATGTAGAAAAGGTAAAGGTTGAAGAAGGTGAGTTGTTTGTTAATGGTCAAATTAAACTTGATTCACTAATTATTAATAATTCAGAGTGTACGGTAAATGGCAATATTGAGAGCTCATTTTTAAGTATTACAAATTCGACAATCACTTTTGAGAGTTCTGCTTTTGTTAAAGCTGATGAGTTGAATTTAGTAGCTTCTGAAGAAAGTCGAGTTGGTTTTATCGGGAAGGATTCCGATTTTCCTGGAGAATTCTTATTAAATAAGAAGGAGAAGCGCTGTTTTGATAATATAGATGTGAAAGATGTAAAACTTTCAGGTATATCGACAATAAATCTTCAGGGTTCTTCTACTTTAGAAGGTGAAACAACTGGTTGGTTAAATTATGATAACTGTGATGAAGCATTGTTTGTAGATTTTGAGGTGCTTTACTCTACTAAAGGATCTTTGTCAAGTTTGATAAACTTATCTGAAGGAGCAGCTGAATTGTATACTTGGACTATTGGTGAAGAAGTTGTTTCATCAGTTACAGAGTTGAGTGATGAAGAGTATGTATTTCAAGAAACAGGAGAGGTTCTTGTAACTCTAAAAGCTGAAGGTGAAGGAGGTGAGAAATCTTTGTCTAAATATGTTAATATACTTGAGCCAACTTTAGATTTTCCAATAATTGAAGCACTATCCTCAAATATGATCTATGTGATAACTCAAGCACCTTCATATCAATGGATAAAAAATGGGATTGTATTGGAAGGAGCAACATCTAATCGTGTGTCTACTACAGATTTTGGGACTGGTAATTATCAAGTTTTAGTGAAAAATAAAGAAACTAGATTTTTATCAGATATCTACAATGTAGCTATTACATCTTTAAATACTCATAGGAATCATAAGTATTTAAATTTATACCCTAATCCTGTTAGTGGTAATACTCTGGTATTGGAGTTTGAACATAGTTATCTAGGTATTTTAAAATGGGAGCTTTATAATGTGAATGGAGTTGCTTTAAAAACAGGTAGTAGTAAAAAACAACATCAAAAATTTACTGGTACTATCAATTTTGATGGGGTATCAAAAGGATTCTATTTTTTAGAGCTGATGTTCGGGAATGAAAGTATTACTTATAGAGTTGTGCGTTAA
- a CDS encoding RagB/SusD family nutrient uptake outer membrane protein, with amino-acid sequence MKFIYKIALAAGLALSSFSCDDQLELAPTDFIDYGKAYQSVEDVNLGLLGVYSALPKTTQTSLNAYVADNAKMSPQGRNVGVVTYNWTYTSEDLGAWSAYYVAINRINLVLAGIESVKVNLDAESAEAEELSLYEAEAYGLRAFAHFSLFQSFSESYTDNDALAVPYMRESIISMPVRNTVSEVYELLSLDLDESAKLMDAVALSNEKSRFNRVAIDALRARISLYKEDYAAAIQYSSAALNEVSIASGQAYDDMWTDLEDDSEVIFKYDIVSTDGTRVGGLFQDAGSNDVQFYPTFDLINAYDANIFLDKTQDVRYNTVIMNDATDPVQSSIIGKFRGTTALPFLADVKVFRASEMLLIRAEAYAKSNSTSEAWDDVKELLTARITGYAGEDTGRSILDEIALQRRLELAYEGHRFYDLRRTGEAIIRTDVTLPGTTPTQLAAGDHRFVLPIPQSELFANDNMVQNPGYVQ; translated from the coding sequence ATGAAATTTATATATAAAATCGCTTTAGCAGCAGGTTTGGCTCTATCTTCGTTTTCATGCGATGATCAGTTAGAGCTAGCCCCTACAGACTTTATCGATTATGGTAAAGCATATCAAAGTGTAGAAGACGTTAACCTTGGACTTCTTGGGGTTTATTCGGCATTGCCTAAAACTACACAGACTAGTTTGAATGCTTATGTAGCAGATAATGCGAAAATGTCTCCTCAGGGTAGAAATGTTGGTGTAGTTACTTATAACTGGACATATACGAGTGAAGATTTAGGAGCATGGTCTGCTTACTATGTAGCTATTAACAGAATAAACTTAGTTCTAGCAGGAATTGAAAGTGTAAAAGTTAATCTTGATGCAGAATCTGCAGAAGCAGAGGAGTTGAGCCTTTATGAAGCAGAAGCGTATGGCTTAAGGGCATTTGCACATTTCTCTTTATTTCAGTCTTTTTCAGAAAGCTATACAGATAATGATGCATTAGCTGTTCCATATATGCGAGAATCTATAATTTCTATGCCTGTAAGGAATACAGTTAGTGAAGTTTATGAGCTATTATCTTTAGATTTAGATGAGTCAGCGAAGTTAATGGATGCAGTGGCATTATCTAATGAGAAGTCTAGATTTAATAGAGTTGCAATTGATGCTTTACGTGCGAGAATCAGCCTTTATAAGGAAGATTATGCAGCTGCAATCCAATATTCTAGTGCTGCATTGAATGAAGTATCTATCGCTTCAGGACAGGCTTATGATGATATGTGGACTGACCTAGAGGATGACTCTGAGGTTATATTTAAATATGATATCGTTTCCACTGATGGTACACGTGTAGGTGGATTGTTTCAAGATGCAGGATCAAATGATGTTCAGTTTTATCCTACTTTTGATTTAATCAATGCATATGATGCTAATATCTTTTTAGATAAAACTCAAGACGTGAGATATAATACTGTGATTATGAATGATGCTACTGACCCTGTTCAGTCTAGTATTATTGGTAAATTCAGAGGGACAACAGCTTTACCTTTCCTTGCCGACGTTAAGGTTTTTAGAGCATCTGAAATGTTATTGATCAGAGCTGAAGCTTATGCAAAATCAAATTCAACATCTGAAGCTTGGGATGATGTAAAAGAGTTATTAACTGCTCGTATTACTGGCTATGCAGGTGAAGATACTGGTAGAAGCATACTTGATGAAATCGCTTTACAACGTCGCTTAGAGTTAGCTTACGAAGGGCACCGTTTCTACGATTTAAGAAGAACAGGAGAGGCGATTATTAGAACAGATGTTACATTGCCTGGCACAACACCTACTCAATTAGCCGCTGGTGATCATAGATTTGTTTTGCCAATTCCTCAATCGGAGCTATTTGCTAATGATAATATGGTACAAAATCCTGGCTATGTTCAGTAA
- a CDS encoding SusC/RagA family TonB-linked outer membrane protein produces MRKTILLLMTLLSLSVLSIAQERSVSGSVKDASGEPLPGAVVKVKGLSLGAVADFEGKFLMTVPTEATDLVVSLIGYKTQEVSIGNQSIFNFTLEEDAKQLEEVVVTGYSTIDRKKLTGSVSTVSAASIEQVPIASFDQVLQGQTPGLYVNAGSGQPGASATILIRGVGSLGGGNDPLIILDGVPIEADQFATLNANDFESVNTLKDAQATAQYGSRGSNGVIVITTKKGTTGKPKVTYRYLMGASQASEWGVELMDTDEALSYEEMIQNGPGWTLSPNNPGRPTEEEIWDPNNSAYGGIRQLAGNIASNPRTADEILTALKGVNTNWRDIVTQTAPMESHELNISGGNEQTRYYVSGNYFSQEGIAIGSGLERGTLRFNVDNEVSQYFRTGISTNLGYSKSNFIASEGLSTWNPFVLAAMNKPYVPVRSEVTGDYAYGAFTGRNPIEIIDNYTENKEEKKVVGSFYAEAEPLDGLKAKTRVGLDYRESVYKYITSPLAPALSAEGGSYDYRNRTNLLYNFVNTLDYSRTFNEVHDVSVTVGTEFIKQAYQGFNWVGYGLNAKLPDTPAAIPDANSANPPEVSGFQRYNSLMSYFGFLNYSYNGKYNFSSTFRRDGSSKFGANNRWANFWSVGGSWNVSDEDFLSNSSVVSLLRLKMSYGTVGNQDASNLAIGPYESFGLFGANSSYIGQGGIEPSTIANPDLKWEVSNKFNLGIDFGLFNDRISGTVEVYNDVTTDLFIPVQLSATSGFTSLQMNAGSMRNRGIELQLNTDNLEIEDFRWSTSLNFSYNKNEILDLGQVDQYESGTYLIKEGLPFGSHFVVGWAGVNPANGQPLYTDADGNVTTEFSNANARADFGTYLPPITGGITNTFSYKGLELSVFFSYQLGHTLFNNQSFFLENPGTAYNQSVGMLNMWQQPGDVTDIPLAGYNRQFTSRDLEKGDFLRLRNVMLSYNLPKTLLDKVKIAGAKVHVQAQNLYTWTQFTGFDPEIGNNIAQFQYPMPRTFTAGIDLSF; encoded by the coding sequence ATGAGAAAAACTATTCTATTACTCATGACCTTACTGAGTCTGAGTGTTCTTTCTATTGCTCAAGAAAGAAGTGTCTCTGGTTCAGTAAAGGATGCTTCAGGTGAGCCTTTACCTGGAGCTGTAGTGAAAGTAAAAGGGCTTTCACTAGGGGCTGTAGCTGATTTTGAAGGGAAATTTTTGATGACTGTACCAACAGAAGCAACGGATTTAGTTGTGAGCTTGATTGGTTACAAAACTCAAGAGGTTTCTATTGGGAATCAGTCTATATTTAACTTTACCTTGGAAGAAGATGCTAAGCAATTAGAAGAAGTGGTAGTGACCGGTTATTCTACAATTGATAGAAAGAAATTAACAGGTTCTGTTTCTACTGTTTCAGCTGCTTCTATTGAGCAAGTTCCTATTGCTTCATTTGATCAAGTGCTTCAAGGTCAAACTCCTGGATTGTATGTTAATGCGGGATCTGGACAACCAGGTGCATCTGCTACCATCCTTATTAGAGGGGTAGGTTCTTTAGGTGGAGGTAATGATCCTCTTATCATTTTGGACGGTGTGCCGATAGAAGCAGATCAGTTTGCGACCTTAAATGCTAATGATTTTGAGAGTGTAAATACTTTGAAGGATGCTCAAGCTACTGCTCAATATGGTTCTCGTGGATCAAATGGTGTAATTGTAATTACAACTAAAAAAGGTACTACAGGTAAACCTAAAGTTACTTATAGATATTTGATGGGAGCTTCTCAAGCAAGCGAGTGGGGTGTAGAGTTAATGGATACAGATGAGGCTCTTTCATATGAAGAAATGATTCAGAATGGTCCAGGTTGGACTCTATCTCCAAATAACCCTGGAAGACCAACTGAAGAAGAAATTTGGGACCCTAATAATTCAGCGTATGGTGGGATTCGTCAACTAGCTGGAAATATAGCAAGCAACCCTCGTACTGCAGATGAAATTTTAACTGCATTAAAAGGTGTTAATACTAACTGGAGAGATATTGTGACACAAACTGCTCCAATGGAGTCTCATGAATTGAATATCTCAGGAGGTAATGAACAAACACGTTATTATGTATCTGGTAATTATTTCTCACAAGAGGGTATCGCAATTGGATCAGGTCTTGAAAGAGGAACTTTACGTTTCAATGTAGATAATGAAGTAAGCCAATATTTTAGAACTGGTATTTCTACAAACTTAGGTTATTCAAAGAGTAATTTTATTGCTTCTGAGGGACTAAGTACTTGGAACCCGTTTGTATTGGCCGCAATGAATAAACCTTATGTGCCAGTTAGAAGTGAGGTTACTGGTGATTATGCTTATGGTGCATTTACAGGACGTAACCCAATTGAGATTATTGACAATTATACTGAAAATAAGGAAGAAAAGAAGGTTGTTGGTTCTTTCTATGCTGAAGCTGAACCACTAGACGGTTTGAAGGCAAAAACTAGAGTAGGACTAGATTATAGAGAAAGTGTTTACAAGTATATCACAAGTCCTTTAGCTCCTGCTTTAAGTGCAGAAGGAGGTTCTTATGATTACCGTAACAGAACGAATCTTCTTTATAACTTTGTGAATACTCTTGATTATTCTAGAACATTTAACGAAGTACACGATGTATCTGTAACTGTTGGTACAGAGTTTATTAAACAAGCTTATCAAGGCTTTAATTGGGTCGGTTATGGATTGAATGCAAAGTTACCTGATACACCAGCCGCTATTCCTGATGCAAATAGTGCAAACCCTCCAGAAGTTAGTGGTTTCCAAAGATACAATTCACTAATGTCATATTTTGGGTTTTTGAATTATTCTTATAATGGAAAATATAATTTCTCATCTACATTCAGAAGAGATGGGTCTTCTAAATTTGGTGCAAATAATAGATGGGCCAACTTCTGGTCTGTAGGTGGTTCTTGGAACGTCTCAGATGAAGACTTCTTATCTAATTCTTCAGTTGTAAGTTTGCTTAGACTTAAAATGAGTTATGGTACTGTTGGTAACCAAGATGCATCAAATTTAGCTATTGGTCCATATGAATCATTTGGTCTATTTGGAGCAAATTCTTCATATATAGGTCAAGGAGGTATAGAACCTTCTACGATAGCAAACCCTGACCTGAAATGGGAAGTTTCTAATAAATTTAATTTAGGTATAGACTTTGGTTTATTTAATGACAGAATCAGTGGTACTGTAGAAGTGTACAATGATGTAACTACAGATCTATTTATTCCTGTACAATTATCTGCAACTTCTGGTTTTACATCGTTACAAATGAACGCAGGTAGTATGAGAAACAGAGGTATTGAGTTACAGTTAAATACTGATAATTTAGAAATTGAGGACTTTAGATGGTCAACTTCACTTAATTTCTCATATAACAAAAATGAAATTTTAGATTTAGGTCAAGTAGATCAGTATGAATCAGGTACTTATCTTATTAAAGAAGGTCTTCCTTTTGGTTCTCACTTCGTTGTAGGGTGGGCAGGAGTAAACCCAGCAAATGGTCAACCATTATACACTGATGCTGATGGTAATGTGACAACTGAGTTCTCAAATGCAAATGCTAGAGCAGACTTTGGAACTTATTTACCTCCAATTACTGGTGGTATAACTAATACATTTAGTTATAAAGGTCTTGAATTAAGTGTGTTCTTCTCTTATCAGTTAGGTCATACACTGTTTAACAACCAAAGCTTCTTCTTGGAAAACCCGGGTACGGCGTATAACCAATCTGTTGGAATGTTGAATATGTGGCAACAACCTGGAGATGTGACAGACATTCCTTTAGCAGGCTATAACAGACAATTTACTTCAAGAGATCTTGAAAAAGGAGATTTCTTGAGACTAAGAAATGTAATGTTGTCATATAACCTACCAAAAACTTTATTAGATAAAGTTAAAATTGCTGGAGCTAAAGTTCATGTGCAAGCACAAAACTTATATACATGGACTCAATTTACAGGGTTTGATCCTGAAATTGGAAATAATATTGCACAGTTCCAGTATCCTATGCCAAGAACATTTACAGCTGGTATAGATCTTTCATTCTAA
- a CDS encoding DinB family protein, which produces MMMSTELKLLAQGRKNILANADQLSLKELNTIPSPFRNNIIWNIGHIIVTQQLLCYGLSAMELNVEKEMVLKFKKGTAPSEEATIDEFKELRELLIETSSQLLKDYENGKWEGVEFQSYRTSFGNTIDSIEDAIAFNNIHEGIHLGYVLNLRKMLQEMVL; this is translated from the coding sequence ATGATGATGTCAACTGAATTGAAACTATTAGCACAAGGGCGAAAAAATATTTTAGCCAATGCCGACCAATTAAGTCTTAAAGAGCTTAACACTATTCCTTCGCCTTTTCGGAATAATATTATTTGGAATATTGGGCATATCATAGTCACACAACAGTTACTGTGCTATGGTTTGTCTGCAATGGAGTTGAATGTGGAAAAAGAAATGGTGCTGAAGTTTAAGAAAGGAACAGCCCCTTCTGAAGAAGCTACAATCGATGAATTTAAAGAACTGCGAGAATTGCTAATCGAAACATCTTCTCAACTTTTAAAAGATTATGAGAACGGAAAATGGGAAGGAGTAGAATTCCAGTCTTACAGAACTTCATTTGGAAATACAATTGATAGTATAGAAGATGCTATTGCTTTTAATAATATCCATGAAGGGATTCATTTAGGATATGTGCTGAACCTTCGAAAAATGCTTCAAGAAATGGTTTTATAA
- the hflX gene encoding GTPase HflX, translated as MKKEFQYTSEKKIPKAVLVSVADKQQSLHKVQEYLDELEFLAETLGIQTEKTFIQRLERPDKKTFVGKGKLEEIVAYIKHHDIDVVIFDDDISTVQSKNLDREIQDVMIVDRSLLILQIFSKRAQTAQSKLQVELAQYQYMLPRLTNLWSHHSRQRGGIGMKGPGETELETDKRIIRDKISLLKKKLEKLDKQSHVRRKGRDRMVRAALVGYTNVGKSTLMRLIGKTDVFAENKLFATVDSTVRKMVLNNIPFLLTDTVGFIRKLPTTLVESFKSTLDEIVEADILLHVVDISHESFEEHIQVVNETLREIGAADKPTLLVFNKIDSYQDKEYPPFEDHPPATIEEWKQTYIGKGEDTVFISAIKKDNIDELRREIFKLVSNRYYEIFPNHEKYDYNQLWLGNSEEEN; from the coding sequence TTGAAAAAAGAATTTCAATATACAAGTGAGAAGAAAATACCTAAAGCGGTATTAGTTTCAGTAGCAGACAAGCAACAGTCACTTCATAAAGTGCAAGAATATCTGGATGAGTTAGAGTTTCTTGCAGAAACTTTAGGGATTCAGACTGAGAAGACTTTTATCCAGCGTTTAGAGCGTCCAGATAAAAAGACTTTTGTTGGAAAAGGAAAGTTGGAAGAAATTGTAGCATATATCAAACACCATGATATTGATGTTGTGATTTTTGATGATGATATCTCAACTGTACAGTCTAAAAATCTTGACAGAGAGATACAAGACGTTATGATAGTCGATAGAAGTTTGTTAATTCTACAAATCTTCTCAAAAAGAGCGCAAACAGCTCAATCCAAATTGCAAGTAGAGCTTGCGCAGTATCAGTATATGTTACCAAGGTTGACCAATCTTTGGTCTCACCACTCAAGGCAACGAGGTGGTATTGGTATGAAAGGTCCTGGGGAAACAGAACTTGAAACAGATAAGAGGATCATTCGTGATAAAATTTCTTTGCTTAAGAAAAAGCTTGAAAAGTTAGATAAGCAAAGTCATGTCAGAAGAAAAGGGCGTGATAGAATGGTACGAGCGGCTCTTGTAGGGTATACCAACGTAGGTAAGTCAACCTTGATGCGATTGATCGGAAAAACCGATGTTTTTGCTGAGAATAAGCTCTTCGCGACGGTAGATTCTACAGTTCGTAAGATGGTATTGAATAATATTCCATTCTTGCTTACAGATACAGTTGGATTTATTCGAAAACTGCCAACAACTTTGGTAGAAAGTTTCAAGTCTACCCTAGATGAGATTGTCGAAGCTGACATTCTTCTTCATGTCGTAGATATTTCTCACGAATCATTTGAAGAACATATCCAAGTGGTCAATGAAACTTTGAGAGAAATAGGAGCAGCGGATAAACCAACGCTTTTAGTATTTAATAAAATTGATTCATACCAAGATAAAGAATATCCTCCTTTTGAAGATCATCCTCCTGCAACTATTGAGGAATGGAAGCAGACTTATATCGGTAAGGGAGAAGATACTGTATTTATCTCTGCAATTAAGAAGGATAATATTGATGAATTGCGTAGAGAAATATTTAAACTTGTCTCAAATCGATATTATGAAATCTTCCCTAATCATGAAAAATATGATTATAATCAACTTTGGTTAGGAAATTCTGAGGAAGAAAATTAA